Proteins from one Pseudomonas grandcourensis genomic window:
- a CDS encoding pantothenate kinase has product MILELDCGNSFIKWRVLAVNAGHVLGEGVVDSNLALLEGLGALKGLVLTFCRLVSVRTAEETAALTSLLGDTFDVPVVCATPAREMSGVRNGYEEFERLGLDRWLAMLGGFHLASGACLVLDFGTAVTADFIAADGEHLGGFICPGMPLMRNQLRTHTRKIRYGDLAAEQAQESLVPGRATVEAVERGCLLMLRGFVLTQLELARSYWGEDFVVFLTGGDASLVAEVVPQARVVPDLVFVGLAMACPLS; this is encoded by the coding sequence ATGATTCTTGAGCTCGATTGTGGGAATAGTTTCATCAAGTGGCGTGTGCTTGCCGTTAATGCCGGGCATGTGCTGGGTGAGGGGGTCGTCGATTCCAATCTCGCATTGCTGGAGGGGTTGGGGGCGCTCAAAGGGCTTGTCCTCACGTTTTGCCGGTTGGTGAGTGTCAGGACCGCGGAGGAAACCGCTGCGCTGACGTCTTTGCTTGGCGATACCTTTGATGTGCCGGTTGTGTGCGCAACGCCTGCGCGCGAAATGTCAGGCGTGCGCAATGGGTATGAAGAGTTTGAGCGGCTGGGGCTGGATCGGTGGCTCGCAATGCTCGGAGGCTTTCATCTGGCTTCAGGTGCGTGTCTGGTGCTCGATTTCGGTACGGCCGTGACCGCTGACTTTATCGCGGCGGATGGAGAGCACCTGGGTGGTTTCATCTGTCCGGGGATGCCTTTGATGCGCAACCAGTTGCGCACCCACACTCGCAAAATTCGTTATGGGGATCTGGCGGCCGAGCAGGCTCAGGAAAGTCTTGTTCCTGGTCGCGCGACGGTCGAGGCTGTAGAGCGTGGGTGTCTGTTGATGTTGCGCGGCTTCGTGCTGACCCAGCTCGAATTGGCGCGCAGCTACTGGGGTGAGGACTTTGTCGTGTTCCTCACCGGGGGGGATGCGAGCCTGGTTGCTGAGGTCGTGCCTCAGGCCAGGGTTGTTCCGGACTTGGTGTTTGTCGGATTGGCCATGGCCTGTCCCTTGTCCTGA
- the birA gene encoding bifunctional biotin--[acetyl-CoA-carboxylase] ligase/biotin operon repressor BirA gives MLTLLKLLKDGRFHSGQALGAALGVSRSAVWKQLQHLEAELGLSIHKVRGRGYQLSAPLALLDPAEISAQAHSCAWPVQVCDSIDSTNAEALRAIERGQAAPFVVLSERQTAGRGRRGRKWVSPFAENVYYSLVLRIDGGMRQLEGLSLVVGLAVLQTLRELGIAAAGLKWPNDVLVGQKKIAGILLELVGDPADVCHVVLGVGINVNMQSADEVDQQWTSLRLESGKLFDRNQLVAVLGEMLQRYLARHQAGGFLAIQSEWEQNHLWQGRSVSLIAGVNQIDGEVLGIDGQGALRLKVDGVEKVFSGGELSLRLRDDS, from the coding sequence ATGCTGACGTTGTTAAAGCTTCTTAAAGATGGCCGATTCCACTCGGGTCAAGCATTGGGTGCTGCCCTGGGCGTCAGTCGTAGTGCTGTGTGGAAGCAGCTTCAGCATTTGGAAGCTGAGCTGGGTTTGTCTATTCATAAGGTTCGTGGGCGCGGCTATCAATTGTCCGCGCCATTAGCGCTGCTCGATCCTGCCGAGATAAGCGCTCAGGCGCACTCTTGCGCCTGGCCGGTTCAGGTTTGCGACTCAATCGACTCCACTAATGCCGAAGCGCTGCGCGCTATTGAGCGTGGGCAAGCGGCACCCTTTGTGGTGCTTTCGGAGCGGCAGACAGCCGGACGCGGGCGACGTGGTCGCAAGTGGGTCAGTCCATTCGCAGAAAACGTCTATTACAGCCTGGTGCTACGCATTGATGGCGGGATGCGTCAGTTGGAAGGCTTGAGTCTCGTCGTTGGGCTCGCTGTCTTGCAGACGTTGCGCGAGCTCGGTATTGCAGCTGCTGGATTGAAATGGCCTAACGATGTTCTTGTCGGCCAGAAAAAGATCGCGGGAATACTGCTCGAGTTGGTTGGTGACCCTGCTGATGTGTGTCACGTGGTCCTGGGAGTGGGAATCAATGTGAACATGCAGTCCGCTGACGAAGTGGATCAGCAATGGACATCCCTGCGGCTCGAGTCAGGCAAGTTGTTTGATCGCAACCAATTGGTCGCGGTGCTGGGGGAGATGCTGCAGCGATACCTGGCTCGTCACCAGGCGGGTGGTTTTTTGGCCATCCAGTCAGAGTGGGAGCAAAATCACCTGTGGCAGGGGCGAAGCGTGTCGTTGATTGCCGGCGTCAATCAAATTGATGGTGAAGTGCTTGGTATTGATGGCCAGGGCGCTTTGCGCCTGAAGGTGGATGGTGTGGAGAAAGTCTTCAGTGGTGGTGAGTTGAGCCTGAGGTTGCGTGATGATTCTTGA